A genome region from Methanococcoides burtonii DSM 6242 includes the following:
- a CDS encoding SOUL family heme-binding protein → MKQMGALFVISVLILVLVAIWFLVGVKVSMSNEQLNYTVIEELGDGVEIRQYGRSTFISADAKKDSNSGFRALSGYIFGKNKNGVKIAMTAPVISRQEEHVLHMSFVLPEGYDVDNAPYSLDEAISIHDVSPRKLAGIRFSGYVTENKIESRRLILEKNLSEHGLSTKGEFFLMRYNPPWFPPMIMRNEIAVEVQ, encoded by the coding sequence ATGAAGCAAATGGGGGCGTTATTTGTGATATCGGTACTGATCTTAGTTCTTGTTGCAATATGGTTCTTGGTGGGGGTCAAGGTTTCAATGAGTAATGAACAGCTTAACTATACGGTAATTGAAGAGCTTGGTGATGGTGTTGAGATAAGGCAGTATGGCAGAAGTACATTCATATCTGCGGATGCAAAAAAGGATTCGAACTCCGGGTTTAGGGCACTGTCGGGTTATATCTTCGGCAAGAATAAAAATGGTGTAAAGATAGCGATGACAGCTCCTGTGATATCCCGGCAGGAGGAACATGTCCTGCATATGTCTTTCGTCCTGCCGGAAGGATATGATGTAGACAATGCTCCTTATTCTCTGGACGAAGCCATATCAATTCATGATGTTTCTCCCAGAAAGCTTGCGGGAATAAGATTTTCCGGATATGTTACCGAGAATAAAATTGAATCTCGGAGGCTCATACTTGAAAAGAATCTTTCAGAGCACGGGCTGAGTACAAAAGGGGAATTTTTCCTTATGCGGTACAATCCGCCCTGGTTCCCTCCTATGATAATGCGGAATGAAATTGCGGTTGAGGTACAATGA
- a CDS encoding cryptochrome/photolyase family protein, which produces MTSRLNRSLFVFRRDMRVDDNSALLAALDMSDVVIPCFILDPRLCDPKGKAFNSNALQFLLESLYDLKGQLEKVNGRLYLFSGLPEGVIGQLLENLEIDAVFVNHDYTPFSIKRDMQIASICTDKGVDMLQFHDCLLHEPGSIRTKKGTPYKVFTQFFREASKRDVAVPSMFSGGSFFTGDCGVDEVDEGSFLKRSLPERNEQIFVHGGRANGLSVLQSLSQFVNYDTERDLPSVKGTTGLSAHNKLGTISIREFYYSVIDELGRGHTLINELYWRDFFTQISFEFPDVFKHAFKKKFDHLSWDNDRIFFDAWCLGKTGFPIVDAGMRELNTTGYMHNRVRMIVASFLVKDLHIDWKRGERYFASKLVDYDPCVNNGNWQWAASTGADSQPYFRIFNPWLQQKKFDKDCKYIKKWIPELEDIEPQRIHKLEKGDMDIPGYPAPIVDHSKEREVALFMFKAASQIMDV; this is translated from the coding sequence ATGACATCCCGGTTGAATAGATCCCTCTTTGTTTTCAGGAGGGATATGCGGGTGGATGACAATTCTGCTCTTTTGGCAGCTCTTGACATGTCCGATGTGGTCATTCCCTGTTTCATACTAGATCCCCGTCTGTGCGATCCTAAGGGGAAGGCTTTCAACAGCAATGCCTTGCAGTTCCTGCTGGAGTCGCTTTATGATCTCAAAGGACAGCTCGAAAAAGTGAATGGCAGACTGTATCTCTTTTCAGGTCTTCCCGAGGGGGTAATTGGTCAGCTTCTGGAGAACCTGGAGATTGATGCTGTTTTTGTGAACCATGATTATACTCCTTTCAGTATCAAAAGGGACATGCAAATAGCCAGTATATGTACTGATAAAGGTGTGGACATGCTTCAATTCCATGACTGCCTGCTTCATGAACCTGGGTCCATACGCACGAAAAAAGGAACTCCGTATAAGGTCTTCACCCAGTTCTTCCGAGAGGCTTCGAAAAGGGATGTTGCTGTTCCTTCAATGTTCAGTGGAGGCAGTTTCTTTACTGGGGACTGCGGAGTTGATGAGGTCGATGAGGGTAGTTTTCTGAAAAGGTCATTACCTGAAAGGAATGAACAAATATTCGTGCATGGCGGGAGGGCAAATGGGTTGTCTGTATTGCAATCCCTTTCCCAGTTCGTGAACTATGATACAGAGAGGGATCTGCCTTCCGTCAAGGGAACTACGGGTCTGTCTGCACACAACAAGCTGGGCACCATATCCATAAGGGAATTCTATTATTCGGTCATTGATGAACTTGGCAGGGGTCACACACTTATCAATGAATTGTACTGGCGTGATTTCTTCACCCAAATATCCTTCGAATTTCCTGATGTCTTCAAGCATGCTTTCAAAAAAAAGTTCGATCATCTTAGTTGGGACAATGATCGGATCTTCTTCGATGCATGGTGTTTGGGTAAAACAGGTTTTCCCATTGTGGATGCAGGCATGAGGGAACTGAACACAACGGGATATATGCACAATCGAGTGAGGATGATCGTAGCCTCCTTCCTTGTGAAGGACCTGCATATCGACTGGAAGAGGGGTGAGCGTTATTTCGCAAGCAAACTTGTGGACTATGATCCATGTGTGAATAATGGTAACTGGCAGTGGGCTGCTTCCACTGGTGCTGATTCACAACCATATTTTCGGATATTCAATCCCTGGCTGCAGCAAAAGAAGTTCGATAAAGACTGTAAATATATCAAAAAATGGATACCAGAATTGGAAGACATCGAGCCACAACGTATTCACAAACTGGAAAAGGGCGATATGGATATTCCCGGATATCCTGCTCCAATAGTTGACCACAGTAAAGAAAGGGAGGTTGCATTGTTCATGTTCAAGGCAGCAAGTCAGATCATGGATGTCTGA
- a CDS encoding PAS domain-containing sensor histidine kinase, whose protein sequence is MVRSKKILSNSSAEKLHEHSTESFVNPGILNYIFEDLPLILILINKDGRVENINRATSIALGKEKKDSIGLLGGELFGCMNSLTGEGCGKNRECSECTVRNSVMYTFETGENIYKKEGELEIMTNGQSVTLHFLISTILIQQNNEPMVLLTAEDITEQKLSEKVLKESEIKYKELADSLPQTVFETDLQGNLTFVNRQAFEMFGYTQADFVKGLTVYQTLIPDDLDRAKLNLENVVRGDDRRSNEYTALRKDGSTFPVSIYPSRIVHNDRTIGIRGILVDIAERKQVEDAMFHAKLVAEAANHAKTEFFTNMSHELRTPLNSIIGFSQLLNTNPSGNLNEKETKYAYNIMTSGKHLLNIINDILDVSKIESGKSELVCEKFSLPSFIRDVEDTIKYLADKKNIEICNQFHSENIEVYADRLRMKQILYNLLSNSLKFTPENGCI, encoded by the coding sequence ATGGTTAGAAGTAAAAAAATTCTGAGTAATTCATCTGCCGAAAAATTGCATGAACACTCAACAGAATCATTTGTAAATCCCGGGATATTAAATTATATTTTTGAGGACCTTCCTCTTATTCTGATCCTTATCAATAAGGACGGCAGAGTTGAAAACATCAATCGAGCTACTTCTATTGCATTAGGAAAAGAAAAAAAAGATAGCATTGGTCTTCTTGGTGGCGAACTGTTTGGATGTATGAATTCATTAACAGGTGAAGGTTGTGGGAAAAACAGAGAATGCTCTGAATGTACTGTGCGGAACTCTGTAATGTACACTTTTGAGACCGGTGAAAACATTTACAAAAAGGAAGGCGAATTGGAAATAATGACCAATGGTCAGTCTGTAACACTTCATTTTTTAATTTCAACGATTCTGATACAACAAAACAATGAACCAATGGTTTTGCTCACTGCTGAAGATATTACAGAACAGAAGCTATCTGAAAAGGTACTAAAAGAAAGTGAAATCAAGTACAAAGAGTTGGCGGATTCCTTACCCCAAACAGTTTTTGAAACAGATCTACAAGGAAATCTCACATTCGTAAACCGTCAGGCATTTGAAATGTTCGGTTACACACAGGCAGACTTTGTAAAAGGTTTAACTGTCTATCAGACACTGATTCCCGATGATCTGGATAGGGCTAAACTGAATCTAGAGAATGTCGTGCGTGGTGATGATCGAAGGTCTAACGAATACACAGCTCTGAGAAAAGATGGCAGTACATTTCCTGTCAGCATATATCCAAGCAGAATTGTTCATAATGACAGAACAATAGGCATTAGGGGGATACTTGTAGACATCGCCGAACGCAAGCAAGTAGAGGATGCAATGTTCCATGCAAAACTTGTGGCAGAAGCTGCCAACCACGCCAAGACTGAATTCTTCACAAATATGAGTCATGAGCTACGCACACCTCTTAATTCCATCATCGGCTTTTCACAGTTGCTAAATACCAATCCTTCCGGTAATCTGAATGAAAAGGAAACAAAATATGCATACAATATTATGACCAGCGGGAAACACTTACTGAATATTATCAATGATATTCTTGATGTCTCGAAGATCGAAAGCGGGAAATCCGAACTTGTATGTGAGAAGTTTAGTTTACCTTCCTTCATTCGTGATGTAGAAGATACAATAAAATATCTGGCAGATAAAAAGAACATTGAAATTTGTAATCAGTTTCATTCTGAAAATATCGAAGTGTATGCTGACAGATTAAGGATGAAACAGATCTTATATAATCTATTAAGTAATTCTTTGAAGTTTACGCCTGAAAATGGTTGCATATAG
- a CDS encoding proteasome-activating nucleotidase — MSDVSAGSTTEKKFSDMDSNGEEHNTDEIQEVDIQKVISENDLLKVQNETMKAKLLETSMMVNKYLSEMDQLKDQLDHLTTPPLFIASVMEVEDDMALLRQHGNNQEVMTRIPPEMEGTIGPGMRVSINAAFAIIAIISRAADVRAQMMELIDSPGIDYDMIGGLDDVLKEVIESVELPLTEPELFENIGIEPPSGVLMYGSPGTGKTLIAKAVASRAHATFIRMSGSDLVQKFIGEGARLVKDVFQLAREKSPSILFIDEIDAVGGMRTHDGTTGSAEVNRTMLQLLAEMDGFDPSGNVKIIAATNRIDLLDPALLRPGRFDRIIEIPIPDEKAREEILKIHTRKMNLEKDIDLAKIANMTDGLSGADLNVIVKEAGMFVLRRRGDMIKMQDFLEAFEKVVSEEEVNTPAGMFA; from the coding sequence ATGTCCGACGTAAGTGCAGGATCAACAACAGAAAAGAAGTTCTCTGATATGGATTCCAATGGCGAGGAACACAATACTGATGAAATACAGGAAGTGGACATCCAGAAAGTGATCAGTGAGAACGACCTTCTGAAGGTCCAGAACGAAACAATGAAAGCAAAACTTCTTGAAACCAGCATGATGGTGAACAAGTACCTGTCAGAGATGGACCAGCTTAAGGACCAGCTTGATCACTTGACGACACCACCACTGTTCATTGCCAGTGTCATGGAAGTAGAGGATGACATGGCACTCCTGCGCCAGCATGGTAATAATCAGGAAGTTATGACGAGGATACCACCTGAAATGGAAGGAACCATCGGACCAGGCATGCGCGTAAGCATCAATGCTGCATTCGCCATAATCGCGATTATCAGTAGAGCAGCCGATGTTCGGGCACAGATGATGGAACTTATCGATTCACCCGGAATAGATTATGATATGATAGGTGGCCTTGATGATGTGCTCAAAGAGGTCATTGAATCAGTTGAACTACCACTTACAGAGCCGGAACTGTTTGAGAACATAGGCATTGAACCACCAAGTGGCGTTCTTATGTATGGCAGTCCCGGAACAGGAAAGACACTTATTGCAAAAGCAGTTGCCTCAAGAGCACATGCAACATTCATTCGCATGTCAGGCTCAGATCTTGTACAGAAGTTCATTGGAGAAGGTGCAAGGCTCGTTAAAGATGTATTCCAGCTTGCCAGAGAAAAGTCCCCATCTATCCTGTTCATTGATGAGATCGATGCAGTTGGTGGAATGAGAACACACGATGGAACGACCGGTTCTGCAGAAGTTAACCGTACGATGCTTCAACTTTTGGCTGAGATGGATGGTTTTGACCCCAGTGGAAATGTGAAGATAATAGCTGCGACCAACAGGATAGACCTGCTTGACCCAGCACTTTTGCGCCCAGGAAGGTTTGACCGTATAATCGAGATACCCATACCTGATGAAAAGGCAAGAGAAGAAATTTTGAAGATCCATACACGGAAGATGAATCTTGAAAAGGATATCGACCTTGCCAAGATCGCAAATATGACCGATGGCCTTAGTGGTGCAGACCTTAATGTAATAGTTAAAGAGGCAGGCATGTTCGTCCTCAGAAGAAGAGGAGACATGATCAAAATGCAAGATTTCCTCGAGGCGTTCGAAAAAGTGGTTTCCGAAGAAGAGGTCAACACACCGGCCGGAATGTTCGCATAA
- a CDS encoding ATP-binding protein, translating to MLEISVSDNGIGIPKNMHDAIFETFKQVNSSTSKIYGGTGLGLSIVKKLVEMYGGEIWVESEVGKGSKFTFTIPTDKVQ from the coding sequence ATGCTGGAGATCTCTGTATCAGATAATGGTATTGGCATTCCCAAAAACATGCACGATGCAATATTTGAGACCTTCAAACAGGTAAATTCTTCAACTTCCAAAATATATGGTGGCACTGGCCTTGGCCTCTCAATCGTTAAGAAATTGGTCGAAATGTATGGTGGGGAGATCTGGGTTGAAAGTGAAGTTGGAAAAGGAAGTAAGTTCACATTTACAATTCCCACAGACAAAGTGCAATGA
- the uvrB gene encoding excinuclease ABC subunit UvrB yields MSGFELVSDYEPKGDQPEAIRKLSEGLNKGLKHQVLLGVTGSGKTFTVANVIQNVQKPTLVIAHNKTLAAQLFSEFREFFPNNAVEYFVSYYDYYQPEAYLPTTDTYIEKDSSVNEEIDRLRLSATKSLIERKDVIVVSSVSSIYNIGSPDEWRRMSVILRTGDEVGRSDLFAALINIHYERNDIESAKGSFRSKGDTIEVFPAQDNHGVRIELFGDEIDRISSFDPVTGKTIDEVKEDNSIVIYPAKHFVMPQEEMVKALGSIEKELEGQVAKLVSENRILESQRLTQRAKFDLEMIRELGYCSGIENYSRHFDGRKPGDPPSSLLEFFPDDFLLVIDESHVTIPQIRGMHNGDRARKEALINYGFRLPSAYDNRPLTYNEFHHKINQAIYVSATPADYELGISSAVVEQIIRPTGLVDPVVFIRPVENQIDDLIGEVNKVTEKGYRTLVTTLTKRMAEDLTEYLLEMGIRVRYMHSDIDTLERAEIIRDLRKGVFDVLVGINLLREGLDIPEVAFVAILDADKEGFLRSERSLIQTMGRASRNADGYVILYAGKVTGSIEAALRETNRRRQIQLAYNEKHGIVPQTIHKALQRELVETEYGEVVSEVLGVAEDLSDIEIADMVIELEAEMHLAAKNLEFERAAALRDNIKELRSTYSL; encoded by the coding sequence ATGAGTGGTTTTGAGCTTGTGTCTGACTATGAACCTAAAGGTGACCAACCGGAAGCTATCAGGAAGCTATCCGAAGGTCTGAATAAAGGTCTGAAACATCAGGTCCTGTTGGGTGTTACAGGTTCTGGAAAGACCTTCACGGTCGCGAATGTTATACAGAACGTGCAGAAGCCCACTCTTGTGATCGCACATAATAAAACACTTGCTGCACAGCTTTTCTCTGAGTTCCGTGAATTTTTTCCTAATAATGCAGTTGAATATTTTGTAAGCTATTATGATTACTATCAGCCGGAAGCTTATCTTCCTACCACAGATACGTACATCGAAAAAGATTCTTCTGTGAACGAAGAGATCGATCGTTTGCGTCTGTCGGCTACAAAATCCCTCATTGAACGCAAGGATGTTATTGTGGTCTCCAGTGTTTCAAGTATCTACAACATCGGTTCTCCTGATGAGTGGAGAAGAATGTCTGTAATTCTCCGTACGGGTGATGAGGTCGGTAGAAGTGATCTTTTTGCCGCACTCATCAATATCCACTATGAGCGCAATGATATCGAATCTGCCAAAGGATCTTTCCGGTCCAAGGGTGATACCATTGAGGTTTTTCCTGCGCAGGATAATCATGGTGTGCGGATAGAACTATTTGGGGATGAGATCGATAGGATATCTTCCTTCGACCCAGTGACAGGAAAGACTATTGATGAGGTTAAGGAAGATAATAGTATTGTCATTTATCCTGCAAAACATTTTGTGATGCCGCAGGAAGAAATGGTCAAGGCACTTGGTTCTATTGAAAAGGAACTTGAAGGGCAGGTTGCAAAACTGGTATCAGAGAACCGTATTCTTGAGTCGCAGAGACTTACGCAACGGGCAAAGTTCGATCTGGAAATGATTCGTGAGCTTGGATATTGCAGTGGTATTGAAAATTATTCCCGTCACTTTGACGGACGCAAGCCGGGTGATCCTCCTTCATCTCTGCTTGAATTCTTCCCTGATGATTTTTTGCTTGTTATCGATGAGTCCCATGTGACCATTCCTCAGATCCGGGGAATGCATAATGGGGATCGTGCCAGAAAAGAGGCACTCATCAATTATGGATTCCGTCTTCCTTCTGCTTACGATAATAGGCCGTTGACCTACAACGAGTTCCATCATAAGATAAACCAGGCCATCTATGTGTCAGCTACACCTGCGGATTATGAACTCGGGATCAGCAGTGCTGTCGTGGAGCAGATAATCAGGCCGACAGGTCTTGTTGACCCTGTGGTGTTCATTCGCCCGGTGGAGAATCAGATCGATGATCTTATCGGTGAAGTTAATAAGGTCACTGAGAAAGGATATCGCACCCTTGTCACAACGCTTACTAAAAGAATGGCTGAGGATCTGACCGAGTATCTGCTGGAAATGGGTATTAGGGTGCGGTATATGCATTCTGATATTGACACTCTTGAGCGGGCAGAGATAATCCGTGATCTGCGAAAGGGTGTGTTCGATGTTCTGGTGGGTATCAATTTGTTAAGAGAGGGTCTGGATATACCTGAAGTGGCCTTTGTAGCTATCCTTGATGCTGATAAAGAAGGTTTCCTGCGTTCGGAAAGGTCGCTTATACAGACAATGGGGCGAGCTTCAAGGAATGCGGATGGATATGTGATCCTTTATGCTGGCAAAGTTACCGGTTCCATTGAGGCTGCTTTGAGAGAAACTAACAGAAGGCGACAGATCCAGCTTGCATATAATGAGAAACATGGCATAGTTCCGCAGACCATCCACAAAGCTCTCCAAAGAGAACTTGTTGAAACAGAATATGGTGAGGTCGTATCTGAAGTTCTTGGGGTTGCAGAAGACCTTTCTGATATCGAGATCGCTGATATGGTCATCGAACTTGAAGCGGAGATGCACCTGGCTGCCAAAAATCTGGAATTTGAAAGGGCAGCGGCGTTGCGTGACAACATAAAGGAACTCCGTAGCACGTATTCTCTTTAA